The following proteins are co-located in the Micromonospora coriariae genome:
- a CDS encoding DUF305 domain-containing protein, which translates to MTRRTLLAPLLTVLLLTAACAGPPASTPSAVPQPAPASPAGSAAAGDALSGIDVVFLSTMVGHSERTLEIVRLARDRLRDGSLRTLAAAIDATEADELAAMRGWLRTAGPGASAGAHHHAGHGDDAALDRLRAASDADVDRVLREVLADHQRAAADLARAQVDVGRSEQVRDLARRIERSRTAEVGLLTGPPAARR; encoded by the coding sequence ATGACCCGCCGAACCCTGCTGGCGCCCCTGCTCACCGTGCTGCTGCTCACCGCCGCCTGCGCCGGACCGCCCGCGTCGACCCCGTCGGCCGTGCCTCAACCGGCGCCCGCGTCCCCGGCCGGGTCGGCAGCGGCCGGGGACGCGCTGAGCGGTATCGACGTGGTCTTCCTCAGCACGATGGTCGGGCACAGCGAACGCACCCTGGAGATCGTCCGGCTGGCTCGGGACCGGCTGCGCGACGGCTCGCTGCGCACCCTGGCCGCCGCGATCGACGCGACCGAGGCGGATGAGCTGGCCGCCATGCGCGGCTGGTTGCGCACGGCGGGCCCGGGTGCCAGCGCGGGCGCGCACCACCACGCCGGGCACGGGGACGACGCCGCGCTCGACCGGCTGCGGGCCGCGTCGGACGCCGACGTCGACCGGGTGCTGCGCGAGGTGCTCGCCGACCACCAGCGGGCGGCGGCCGACCTGGCCCGGGCCCAGGTCGACGTGGGCCGCAGCGAGCAGGTCCGCGACCTGGCCCGGCGGATCGAGCGGTCCCGGACCGCGGAGGTCGGGCTGCTGACCGGGCCGCCGGCCGCGCGGCGGTGA
- a CDS encoding lytic polysaccharide monooxygenase has product MRRRITVPLVAAGAVAATLTVAAPAQAHGYVSAPPSRQALCAQGRVPDCGQIKYEPQSVEGPKGLRSCNAGIAQFAVLNDDSRGWPATSVGSSLTFTWVNTARHATSNWEYWIGNTRVASVNGNGQQPGATVSHNVNLGGFSGRQKILAVWNIADTANAFYSCIDVQIGGGGGGPVPSPTPTPTPRPTPTATPTTPPAPGGTWAAGRAYQVGDQVTYGGSTYRCRQAHTAIAGWEPPNVPALWSQV; this is encoded by the coding sequence ATGCGTCGAAGAATCACCGTCCCGCTGGTGGCGGCGGGTGCCGTCGCCGCCACCCTCACCGTCGCCGCGCCCGCCCAGGCGCACGGCTACGTGTCCGCCCCGCCGAGCCGCCAGGCGCTCTGCGCCCAGGGCCGGGTGCCCGACTGCGGGCAGATCAAGTACGAGCCGCAGAGCGTCGAGGGTCCCAAGGGCCTGCGCAGCTGCAACGCCGGAATCGCCCAGTTCGCCGTCCTGAACGACGACAGCCGGGGCTGGCCCGCCACCTCGGTCGGCAGTTCGCTGACCTTCACCTGGGTGAACACCGCCCGGCACGCGACCAGCAACTGGGAGTACTGGATCGGCAACACCCGGGTCGCCTCGGTCAACGGCAACGGCCAGCAGCCCGGCGCCACCGTCTCGCACAATGTCAACCTCGGTGGCTTCTCCGGGCGGCAGAAGATCCTCGCGGTGTGGAACATCGCCGACACCGCGAACGCCTTCTACTCCTGCATCGACGTGCAGATCGGCGGCGGTGGTGGTGGGCCGGTGCCCAGCCCGACCCCCACACCCACGCCACGGCCCACGCCGACGGCCACGCCGACCACTCCGCCCGCGCCGGGCGGCACCTGGGCGGCCGGCCGGGCGTACCAGGTCGGTGACCAGGTCACCTACGGCGGGTCGACGTACCGCTGCCGGCAGGCGCACACCGCGATCGCCGGGTGGGAGCCGCCGAACGTGCCGGCGCTCTGGAGTCAGGTCTGA
- a CDS encoding glycoside hydrolase, whose product MIKRNRLFGNQTRVTFCLPRDTPPGPVSVVGCFNAWEPGRHELVTRRDGTRTVTVRLGPGEYRFRYLATGGVWLDDESADQVDERGGLLRL is encoded by the coding sequence ATGATCAAGCGCAACAGACTCTTCGGCAACCAGACCCGGGTCACCTTCTGCCTGCCCCGGGACACCCCGCCCGGTCCGGTGAGCGTGGTGGGCTGCTTCAACGCTTGGGAGCCCGGCCGGCACGAGTTGGTGACCCGCCGTGACGGCACCCGGACGGTGACCGTGCGGCTCGGGCCGGGCGAGTACCGGTTCCGCTACCTCGCCACCGGTGGGGTTTGGCTGGACGACGAGTCGGCCGACCAGGTCGACGAACGGGGCGGCCTGCTCCGGCTCTGA
- a CDS encoding Prokaryotic metallothionein produces MATCEVCGNDYWMAFEVRTVSGDVHTFDSFECAIHRLAPICEHCEIKIVGHGVEVNGRFFCCGHCARAVEGAEGAEIRDAVGARPA; encoded by the coding sequence ATGGCTACCTGCGAGGTTTGCGGCAACGACTACTGGATGGCGTTCGAGGTGCGTACGGTCAGCGGCGACGTGCACACCTTCGACTCGTTCGAGTGCGCGATCCACCGACTGGCACCGATCTGTGAGCACTGCGAGATCAAGATCGTCGGGCACGGCGTGGAGGTCAACGGCCGGTTCTTCTGCTGCGGACACTGCGCCCGGGCGGTCGAGGGCGCCGAGGGCGCCGAGATCCGCGACGCCGTCGGGGCACGCCCCGCCTGA
- a CDS encoding DMT family transporter translates to MSTSRTAPPAAPAPDVTRARTGLIQITVTGVLWGTTGVAVQLLRESTGLSPVSIGCHRLAIAALVLLACTAGRLGAILAALRAAPVSLLLTGVGLGLYQALYFAAVALAGVGVATVVSLGLAPVLAAAWESVRARRMPDLVRLGTLVAAVAGLALITGATAQPTTAAPAPLLGLLAAAGSGLGYAVTTLISRQVSQRTAPMTLTTISTVIGALTLAPLALVAGVGVPVRADTVALLLHLGVVTTAVAYALFYAGLRTTAGSVAAVLTLLEPLTAAALAVALLHEPLPLPVIVGGALLLTAVAATYLAPTRADVP, encoded by the coding sequence GTGTCCACCTCCCGTACCGCGCCGCCGGCCGCCCCGGCCCCGGACGTCACCCGGGCCCGCACCGGCCTGATCCAGATCACCGTCACCGGAGTGCTGTGGGGCACCACCGGCGTGGCGGTGCAACTGTTGCGCGAGAGCACCGGGCTCAGCCCGGTGAGCATCGGTTGCCACCGCCTGGCCATCGCCGCGCTCGTCCTGCTGGCGTGCACCGCCGGCCGGCTCGGCGCGATCCTGGCCGCCCTGCGCGCGGCGCCGGTGTCGCTGCTGCTCACCGGCGTGGGCCTCGGCCTCTACCAGGCGCTCTACTTCGCCGCCGTGGCGCTGGCCGGAGTGGGCGTGGCCACAGTGGTCAGCCTCGGCCTGGCCCCGGTGCTCGCCGCGGCGTGGGAATCGGTACGGGCCCGCCGGATGCCCGACCTGGTGCGGCTCGGAACACTTGTCGCCGCCGTGGCCGGCCTCGCCCTGATCACCGGTGCCACCGCGCAGCCCACCACGGCGGCGCCTGCCCCGCTGCTCGGTCTGCTCGCGGCGGCCGGATCCGGCCTCGGCTACGCCGTGACCACCCTGATCAGCCGACAGGTGTCGCAGCGCACCGCGCCGATGACGCTGACCACCATCTCCACAGTGATCGGTGCCCTGACCCTGGCCCCCCTGGCGCTGGTCGCCGGGGTCGGCGTACCGGTACGCGCCGACACCGTGGCGCTGCTGCTGCACCTGGGCGTGGTCACCACCGCGGTGGCGTACGCGCTGTTCTACGCCGGGCTGCGCACCACCGCGGGCAGCGTCGCCGCCGTACTGACCCTGCTCGAACCACTGACCGCGGCGGCACTGGCCGTGGCGCTGCTGCACGAGCCGCTCCCGCTGCCGGTGATCGTCGGCGGCGCGCTGCTGCTCACCGCAGTGGCCGCCACCTACCTCGCCCCCACCCGGGCGGACGTACCGTGA
- a CDS encoding GNAT family N-acetyltransferase — translation MPQQTIEVRTASFADLNAHTFHDLLKLRIDVFVVEQHCPYPELDGRDVEPGTRHLWLTDGGAPLAYLRILADPDGVARIGRVVVAPAARGGGHAGRLMTAALEVVGNRPCVLDAQSHLVAFYTRHGFAVSGPEYVEDGIPHTPMRRDAIDD, via the coding sequence GTGCCCCAGCAGACCATCGAGGTCCGGACGGCGTCCTTCGCCGACCTGAACGCCCACACCTTCCACGACCTGCTCAAGCTGCGCATCGACGTGTTCGTGGTCGAGCAGCACTGCCCGTACCCGGAGCTCGACGGACGGGACGTGGAACCGGGCACCCGGCACCTCTGGCTGACCGACGGCGGTGCGCCGCTGGCGTACCTGCGGATCCTGGCCGATCCGGACGGCGTCGCCCGGATCGGCCGGGTGGTGGTGGCCCCGGCCGCGCGCGGCGGCGGGCACGCGGGCCGGCTGATGACAGCGGCGCTGGAGGTGGTGGGCAACCGGCCCTGCGTGCTGGACGCCCAGTCGCACCTGGTCGCCTTCTACACCCGGCACGGCTTCGCGGTCAGTGGCCCCGAGTACGTCGAGGACGGCATCCCGCACACTCCGATGCGCCGC